In one Deltaproteobacteria bacterium genomic region, the following are encoded:
- a CDS encoding methylenetetrahydrofolate reductase C-terminal domain-containing protein: MIITKKKGFSKILEYLKGRKNIYLFGCDSCAEQCETGGEKEVKAMAELLKKEGKTIAGFAIPDETCYSMLIKKYFREDKEAVENTDAFLVLACGAGVKAVADSAGDEKPVFPALDSLYLANVTRYGHFFEGCSLCGECVLGETGGICPHTQCPKGLLNGPCGGMANGKCEVNMENACAWVMIYQRLKAQERLDVLKRIAPPKDYSGSVKPKMLVVESRIKK; encoded by the coding sequence ATGATTATTACGAAGAAAAAAGGATTTTCAAAGATATTGGAATATCTAAAAGGCAGAAAGAATATCTATCTCTTTGGCTGCGATTCATGCGCAGAACAGTGTGAAACAGGCGGAGAGAAGGAAGTAAAGGCAATGGCTGAATTGCTAAAAAAAGAAGGCAAAACCATAGCTGGCTTTGCAATACCTGACGAGACATGTTACAGCATGCTTATTAAAAAATATTTCCGTGAAGATAAGGAGGCGGTTGAAAATACTGACGCATTTCTTGTGCTTGCATGCGGCGCAGGTGTAAAGGCGGTTGCTGACTCGGCAGGTGATGAAAAACCGGTGTTCCCGGCTCTTGATTCTCTATATCTTGCAAATGTTACAAGGTATGGTCATTTTTTTGAAGGCTGCTCCCTTTGCGGAGAGTGTGTTTTAGGAGAGACAGGGGGTATATGCCCGCACACCCAGTGTCCTAAAGGGCTTTTAAACGGTCCTTGCGGAGGGATGGCAAACGGTAAATGTGAAGTCAATATGGAAAATGCGTGCGCATGGGTGATGATTTATCAGAGGTTAAAGGCTCAGGAAAGATTGGATGTTTTAAAAAGGATAGCTCCACCAAAAGATTATTCAGGCAGCGTAAAACCCAAAATGTTAGTTGTTGAATCAAGGATAAAAAAATAG
- a CDS encoding methylenetetrahydrofolate reductase produces MQTLKQSLASKKFTITAEICPPKGTDTVDFLKKARLLKDKIAAANVTDNQRAVMRLSSLACSVLLIREGIDPVFQMTCRDRNRIAIQSDILGAWALGIKNILALSGDHVLFGDHREAKAVFDLDSVQLVQVIKKLNNGTNMKDTPLKGGTGFFMGAVVAPEADPWEPEMIKFEKKIEAGARFFQTQAIYDMEKFHKFYEYAKKNDVKILGGVLLLKSAKMAHFLNDNVPGVTVPKHFIDELEKSKDQLEKGIEIAARQIKELKCFCDGAHIMAIGQEESVVNIIEAAG; encoded by the coding sequence ATGCAAACCCTAAAACAATCGCTTGCGTCAAAAAAATTCACCATCACGGCCGAGATATGCCCGCCAAAGGGAACTGATACTGTTGATTTTCTTAAAAAGGCGCGGCTTTTAAAGGATAAAATAGCTGCTGCAAATGTTACAGATAATCAAAGGGCTGTGATGAGGCTTTCTTCCCTTGCATGTTCTGTGCTTTTGATTAGAGAAGGCATAGACCCTGTATTCCAGATGACATGCAGGGACAGAAACAGGATTGCGATACAGTCAGATATACTGGGCGCATGGGCCCTTGGCATAAAAAATATCCTTGCCCTGTCAGGAGACCATGTGTTATTCGGGGACCATAGGGAGGCAAAGGCTGTATTTGATTTAGACTCTGTTCAGCTTGTTCAGGTCATAAAAAAGCTTAATAACGGAACAAATATGAAGGATACCCCGCTAAAAGGCGGAACAGGGTTTTTTATGGGCGCAGTTGTTGCGCCTGAGGCGGACCCATGGGAGCCTGAGATGATAAAGTTTGAAAAAAAGATAGAGGCCGGGGCAAGGTTTTTCCAGACCCAGGCTATATATGACATGGAGAAATTTCATAAGTTTTATGAGTATGCCAAAAAAAATGATGTAAAGATTTTAGGGGGCGTCCTGCTTCTGAAATCCGCAAAGATGGCCCATTTTCTAAATGATAATGTCCCAGGCGTAACAGTGCCAAAACATTTTATAGACGAGCTGGAAAAATCAAAAGATCAGCTTGAAAAAGGCATAGAGATTGCGGCCAGACAGATAAAGGAGTTAAAGTGTTTCTGTGACGGTGCGCATATCATGGCAATAGGCCAGGAGGAAAGTGTAGTTAACATAATTGAAGCGGCTGGATAG
- a CDS encoding RidA family protein produces MKEIVNTDRAPKVIGPYSQAVKANGFIFVSGQIPMDPDTNDLVKGDIAEQTIQVIKNIKNILEAGGSGLECVVKTTVYLRDLKKFDDMNRAYGGFFTTLFPARATVEVSNLPKGVDIEIDAIAIDRAGR; encoded by the coding sequence ATGAAGGAGATTGTAAATACAGACAGGGCGCCTAAGGTAATAGGGCCTTATTCTCAGGCTGTAAAGGCAAACGGGTTTATCTTTGTCTCTGGCCAGATACCCATGGACCCTGATACAAACGACCTTGTAAAAGGGGATATCGCAGAGCAAACCATACAGGTTATAAAAAATATAAAAAATATCCTTGAGGCCGGCGGCTCAGGTCTTGAGTGTGTTGTAAAAACAACAGTATATCTGAGAGATTTAAAAAAGTTCGACGATATGAACCGGGCATATGGCGGCTTCTTTACAACCCTTTTCCCGGCAAGGGCTACGGTGGAGGTCAGTAATCTTCCCAAAGGGGTTGATATTGAGATTGATGCTATAGCAATTGACAGGGCGGGCAGGTAG